Proteins encoded within one genomic window of Marasmius oreades isolate 03SP1 chromosome 6, whole genome shotgun sequence:
- a CDS encoding uncharacterized protein (BUSCO:EOG09264OBA), translating into MNLSLYSLNAFIITDSEGHRVLAKYYRPKSHPNGESKEFLTLKEQKAFEKGLWQKTKKPGGDIILYDGHLAVYKHSLDLIIYFIAGPSENELMIMLALNSLTDALSLLLRGQLEKRGVLENLDLVLLCLDETVDDGIIVDTDAAAIASRVSRSRLDTTEITINEQTIMNAYQTVRDRVAQRIGQL; encoded by the exons ATGAACCTCTCTCTATACAGCTTGAACGCATTCATAATAACCGATAGCGAGGGACACCGCGTCTTGGCCAAGTACTACCGACCTAAAAGCCATCCCAATGGCGAATCGAAGGAATTCTTGACATTGAAGGagcagaaagcatttgaAAAGGGACTTTGGCAAAAGACGAAAAAGCCCGGAG GTGACATTATCTTGTACGACGGACACCTGGCGGTGTACAAGCATTCCCTCGACCTTATTATCTATTTCATCGCCGGCCCATCAGAGAACGAGCTCATGATCATGTTAGCTTTGAATTCGCTCACGGACGCGCTGTCTCTGCTGTTACGGGGTCAGTTGGAAAAGAGAGGTGTTTTGGAGAACTTGGACCTAGTCCTACTTTGTTTAGACGAAACAGTTGACGATGG AATCATTGTCGACACAGACGCTGCGGCAATAGCATCGCGCGTCAGCCGCTCACGACTGGATACCACTGAGATCACTATCAACGAGCAGACAATAATGAATGCTTACCAAACAGTGAGGGACAGGGTTGCCCAGAGAATCGGACAGTTGTAG